In the Sarcophilus harrisii chromosome 1, mSarHar1.11, whole genome shotgun sequence genome, one interval contains:
- the LOC100913841 gene encoding refilin-A-like: protein MVGHLHFQGMEDSLKEKSREGLLDSPDSGLPPSPSPPFYSLPPGIMDSRAAGSGASAESSGTGLHGDPQETTGPPHLLQDPSVLEMRPRLHPVFFGESIEVNPEPVQEIRCNSEIKYDSEKHYRDDIFYVPVPTVTSYSETIVASPSCTWRSYKTQLTFEPRQRALRFQSTTIIFPKHPRNTYRTTLHYSLGCPKRWFASSVQLELCDDPPCPEEL from the exons ATGGTGGGCCACCTGCACTTCCAGGGCATGGAGGACAGCCTCAAAGAGAAGAGTAGGGAGGGCTTGTTGGACAGTCCCGACTCCGGGCTGCCCCCCAGCCCCAGCCCGCCCTTCTACTCCCTGCCCCCGGGGATCATGGACAGCAGAGCTGCAGGCAGCGGCGCCTCCGCGGAGTCCTCAGGAACCGGGCTCCACGGGGACCCCCAGGAGACCACAGGG CCTCCTCACCTCCTCCAGGATCCTTCCGTGCTGGAGATGAGACCCAGATTGCACCCAGTGTTTTTTGGGGAAAGCATCGAAGTAAATCCTGAGCCTGTGCAGGAAATTCG CTGCAACTCCGAGATCAAATACGACTCCGAAAAGCACTACCGGGACGACATCTTCTACGTCCCCGTCCCCACGGTCACCTCGTACAGCGAGACCATCGTGGCCAGCCCCAGCTGCACGTGGCGCAGCTACAAGACGCAGCTGACCTTCGAGCCCCGCCAGCGGGCCCTGCGCTTCCAGAGCACCACCATCATCTTCCCCAAGCACCCCAGAAACACTTACCGCACCACGCTGCACTACAGCCTGGGCTGCCCCAAGCGCTGGTTCGCGTCCAGCGTGCAGCTGGAACTGTGCGACGACCCCCCCTGTCCCGAGGAGCTCTAA